Proteins co-encoded in one Perca flavescens isolate YP-PL-M2 chromosome 11, PFLA_1.0, whole genome shotgun sequence genomic window:
- the ska3 gene encoding SKA complex subunit 3: MDPTARFFTKLRKLAVTLESETAKLQHTFENRNNDDDSETTAKAMRAYHELNGDVGTLKGQIQGQIAQQKAQANEVSNFIKACRVTEQRLSKDIHILKEHWEKYGYQAPRDNQRTTQAKGQESETEDEETEDEVADENETKSARGEGGSQEEAGGNRFTSPQTAGPPPFIDLLQTPQLSDFGLSEMQLKRTLAGCSELPPMPEMSLPLPSLNTPAPPPMPLTPKCALRMDDDELQTPQMSDFGISEHTMCLNNDFTMELLRKNVEKPQRPSQDMPLPPANALMDSLHTKAQDLESPETPVFCTPGFKIKKTNRHSSPLAQSNGDPESPDRLKNLPTTPEIPAFKTPYVNRLVSNKKSARQPEPINMQADEETETSTHRNVGATSPKRPWEYDMPDMSIMGVEDNQMPEMPNLESDLGNSLQTRSAKMLKTMEPIVHNLELDGPTQEFSLGTPRIRMDYQEPITPEMPDLSSVTQDICKLVSQAQLKKTATAVVHPSIRPENGAVSLSAVSESEFQSLPRYMRQMTLSNLNLAVQKINKFTAESQGEQTEFLMEELRGICLVGNKTPIYVLCLTELNRLKHTLGVGNHSAYKLCAHD, translated from the exons ATGGACCCGACTGCACGGTTCTTTACCAAGTTGAGAAAGCTGGCGGTGACTCTCGAGTCAGAAACGGCCAAGCTTCAGCACACCTTTGAAAACCGCAACAACGACGATGACAGCG AAACCACAGCTAAAGCCATGCGAGCATACCACGAACTTAACGGTGACGTCGGGACCCTGAAG GGGCAGATCCAGGGGCAGATTGCTCAGCAGAAAGCACAGGCGAATGAGGTAAGTAACTTCATTAAGGCCTGTAGAGTGACGGAGCAGAGGCTCTCTAAGGACATCCACATACTGAAGGAACACTGGGAAAAATATGGTTACCAAGCTCCTAGAGACAACCAGAGAACAACCC AGGCCAAAGGTCAGGAGTCAGAAACTGAAGATGAGGAAACTGAAGATGAAGTAGCAGATGAGAATGAAACTAAGTCAGcgagaggagaggggggaagCCAGGAGGAGGCTGGAGGTAATCGCTTCACATCGCCTCAGACAGCGGGACCGCCGCCCTTTATTGACTTGCTGCAAACGCCGCAGCTCTCCGACTTCGGTCTGTCTGAGATGCAGCTGAAGAGAACTCTGGCTGGGTGCTCTGAACTGCCCCCTATGCCTGAAATGagcctccctctcccctccctcaaCACGCCCGCGCCACCACCCATGCCCTTAACCCCCAAATGTGCCCTGCGGATGGATGACGATGAGCTACAGACACCTCAGATGTCTGACTTTGGCATTTCCGAGCACACAATGTGTCTGAACAACGACTTCACTATGGAGCTGCTCCGGAAGAATGTTGAAAAGCCCCAAAG ACCATCACAAGACATGCCTCTACCACCAGCAAACGCTCTAATGGACAGTTTGCACACAAAAG CACAGGACTTGGAGTCCCCAGAGACACCTGTGTTTTGCACCCCGGGGTTCAAGATCAAAAAGACAAACAGGCACAGCTCCCCACTTGCGCAAAGCAATGGTGACCCAGAATCCCCCGATCGCCTTAAAAACCTGCCCACCACCCCCGAGATCCCAGCATTTAAAACCCCTTACGTGAACCGACTTGTCAGCAACAAAAAG AGTGCACGGCAGCCTGAGCCTATCAACATGCAAGCTGATGAGGAAACCGAGACTTCAACACATCGTAACGTTGGAGCAACCAGCCCCAAACGCCCATGGGAATACGATATGCCAGACATGTCCATCATGGGTGTGGAGGACAATCAGATGCCAGAGATGCCAAACCTGGAGTCTGATTTGGGAAATTCTTTACAAACT AGAAGTGCAAAAATGCTCAAGACTATGGAGCCCATTGTCCACAACCTGGAGCTGGACGGACCCACCCAGGAGTTCAGCTTGGGGACACCTCGCATCAGGATGGACTACCAAGAGCCTATTACCCCAGAGATGCCAGACCTCAGCTCCGTTACACAGGACATCTGTAAA CTTGTGTCCCAGGCTCAGTTAAAGAAGACTGCCACGGCGGTTGTGCACCCAAGTATCAGGCCAGAAAACGG AGCTGTGAGTCTGTCTGCGGTGTCGGAGAGCGAGTTCCAGAGTTTACCCAGGTACATGAGGCAGATGACTCTGTCCAACCTCAACCTGGCGGTCCAAAAAATCAACAAATTCACGGCAGAGAGTCAAG GAGAACAGACAGAGTTTCtgatggaggagctgagagGGATTTGCTTAGTTGGAAATAAGACCCCTATATACGTCCTGTGTCTGACAGAGCTCAATAGGCTGAAGCACACGTTAGGAGTCGGGAACCACTCTGCGTACAAACTGTGCGCACACGACTAA
- the hcn5 gene encoding hyperpolarization activated cyclic nucleotide-gated potassium channel 5: MENLKGPVAGSTSATCGWRAMLLPQLNRQSLYVYGSEMAVEQECIRQLQSGVFVIHPFSLMRSYYIMCMMAITFLNLIGIPMEIAFLDGHSGLAWEGFNVFSDTLFLIDVALNFRMGIIAEDGEEAILDIKRIRVSYLRTWFIPDVIAAFPIGYILLFADLQYQNNDNPSKTNKMMRILMFVRILSLIRLARVSRLVRFFNEVEKVSNANLEVVRLFFRILSLFMMIFLLCHWNGCIQYFVPMLEEFPTDCWVRKENLMNATVIVKYSWGVFRALSQMIALSYGSMDAPTNYVEMWIVMVSMVSGCLMYTVLVANATTMIANIDPAAKEYKSKMSRLEHYMGFMKLPPELQLRITNYYQARYGGKWFQEKDVMHTVSSALKEQILMVMCSRLLRKVPMFQTRDENFINAVLLKLDYEVFLEGDAIVRQNVPGDRMFFIDHGQVVMETDSYERELCDGDFFGETCVLTKGKHLATVKALTDCQCFSLSWDDFQEVLEGFPDVKKDLEKVVQVNADDALV, translated from the exons ATGGAGAATCTAAAAGGTCCCGTCGCGGGATCCACCTCAGCCACCTGTGGATGGAGAGCCATGCTTCTTCCACAGCTGAACAGGCAGTCCCTGTACGTGTACGGCAGCGAGATGGCCGTGGAGCAGGAGTGCATCCGGCAGCTGCAGAGCGGAGTCTTTGTCATCCACCCGTTCAGCCTCATGAG GAGTTACTACATCATGTGTATGATGGCCATCACATTTCTGAACCTAATAGGGATTCCCATGGAGATTGCGTTTCTGGACGGACACAGTGGGCTGGCATGGGAAGGATTTAACGTGTTTTCAGACACGCTGTTCCTGATAGATGTGGCCCTAAATTTTCGTATGGGCATCATAGCAGAGGACGGCGAG GAAGCTATTCTGGATATCAAGCGGATTCGAGTCAGTTACCTGAGGACATGGTTCATACCGGACGTTATAGCTGCTTTCCCAATCGGCTACATACTGCTGTTTGCG GACTTACAATACCAAAACAATGACAACCCGTCTAAAACCAACAAGATGATGAGAATACTGATGTTCGTGCGGATCCTCAGCTTGATCCGGCTGGCTCGAGTGTCCAGACTGGTCAGGTTCTTCAACGAAGTGGAGAAA GTGTCTAATGCCAACTTGGAGGTGGTCCGCCTCTTCTTCCGCATCTTGTCTCTGTTCATGATGATTTTCCTGCTCTGTCACTGGAACGGCTGCATCCAGTATTTTGTCCCCATGCTGGAGGAGTTTCCCACCGACTGCTGGGTCCGGAAAGAAAACCTGATG AATGCCACAGTGATCGTGAAGTACTCTTGGGGAGTTTTCCGAGCGCTCTCCCAGATGATCGCTCTCTCTTATGGCTCCATGGATGCACCAACAA ATTACGTTGAAATGTGGATCGTCATGGTCAGCATGGTGTCCGGCTGTCTGATGTACACCGTCCTCGTGGCAAACGCTACAACCATGATCGCCAACATCGACCCAGCAGCCAAGGAGTACAAGAGCAAG ATGAGCCGTTTGGAGCACTACATGGGCTTTATGAAGCTCCCACCAGAGCTGCAGCTTCGTATCACCAACTACTACCAGGCTCGCTACGGAGGGAAGTGGTTTCAGGAGAAGGACGTCATGCACACAGTGTCCTCAGCGCTCAAAGAG cAAATCCTGATGGTGATGTGCAGCCGGCTACTAAGAAAAGTGCCAATGTTTCAGACCAGAGACGAAAACTTTATCAACGCCGTCCTCCTCAAACTGGACTACGAGGTTTTCCTGGAGGGAGACGCCATCGTGCGACAGAACGTCCCAGGCGACCGCATGTTCTTCATCGACCACGGCCAGGTCGTCATGGAGACCGATTCCTATGAGAGGGAACTGTGTGATGGAGACTTTTTTGGAG AGACATGTGTGCTGACCAAAGGCAAACATCTGGCCACAGTGAAGGCGCTGACCGACTGCCagtgcttctctctctcctgggaCGACTTTCAGGAGGTGCTGGAGGGCTTCCCAGATGTCAAGAAGGACTTAGAAAAAGTGGTTCAAGTCAACGCTGATGATGCACTCGTGTAA
- the cox17 gene encoding cytochrome c oxidase copper chaperone, with product MSTVSAASVESAVIEVPEKKPLKPCCACPETKKVRDACIIEKGEESCAVLIEAHKDCMRALGFKI from the exons ATGTCGACCGTGTCTGCTGCCAGCGTGGAGTCTGCTGTGATTGAGGTCCCTGAGAAGAAGCCACTAAAACCATGCTGTGCTTGCCCAGAGACAAAGAAAGTAAGGGATGCTTG caTCATTGAGAAAGGAGAAGAAAGCTGTGCAGTCCTGATTGAGGCGCACAAAGATTGCATGAGGGCACTTGGATTCAAGATTTAA
- the LOC114563544 gene encoding uncharacterized protein LOC114563544 → MHFYQAKRPRVRAGENSYRRAALLRILLFCGAMAMFGKVLEPVGYMQTVRVLVQGICSYLGGSATAEESEGAKKNLDHIDQELGASGHGLLDDQEVHRLEDDLAVVYYQLGTAVRAQSDFTKKETEVFLQYVQDYRLERQLTALYNRLMGVSALTDQPTLLEELILSRKPKRWELREFCVKINFVLGTGLLCLFTQASLTGRDQALLMKTWSDRMGALYRKMKNTGGRCLGYFLQQAEEDIRHQLQEAVQKRAPPEEAAGSILKTLEKNYDWLRWAVMLHPAVGTMEDEKDEKDEKDEKEEETHEEREEKEGVLPQQQPNNFISLASEAPIPHVVACYRDTPTSLDKSRIHQLIVDLEWKIPNPPPEVYASIEEDPGRARRYLASRMLRKLQEGLGSGVSVHVVPGRMEMKCNFPPASFYLYEYKHRLASGTVCVFG, encoded by the exons CTGTGGAGCCATGGCGATGTTTGGAAAGGTCTTGGAGCCAGTGGGCTACATGCAAACTGTGAG AGTCCTGGTCCAGGGCATCTGCTCCTATCTGGGCGGCAGCGCCACAGCAGAGGAGAGTGAGGGGGCCAAGAAGAACCTGGACCACATCGATCAGGAGCTGGGAGCATCGGGACACGGCCTGCTTGATGACCAGGAGGTCCACCGGCTGGAGGACGACCTGGCAGTGGTGTACTACCAGCTGGGCACAGCG GTAAGGGCCCAGTCAGACTTCACCAAGAAGGAGACGGAGGTCTTCCTGCAGTACGTGCAGGACTACAGACTGGAGAGGCAGCTGACAGCTCTATACAACCGTCTGATGGGAGTGTCTGCGCTGACCGACCAGCCCACGCTGCTGGAGGAGCTCATACTGAGTCGCAAGCCCAAACGCTGGGAGCTGAGGGAGTTCTGCGTCAAG ATAAACTTTGTCCTGGGCACCGGTCTCCTGTGCCTCTTTACACAGGCTTCTCTGACAGGCAGAGACCAGgctctgctgatgaagacctgGTCTGACCGGATGGGTGCCCTCTACAGGAAGATGAAGAACACAGGAGGCCGCTGCTTAGGCTACTTTTTGCAGCAGGCGGAGGAAGATATACGGCACCAGCTCCAAGAGGCCGTGCAGAAACGTGCACCCCCGGAGGAGGCAGCGGGGAGCATCCTGAAGACCCTGGAGAAGAACTATGATTGGCTGCGCTGGGCGGTGATGCTCCACCCTGCCGTGGGAACCATGGAGGACGAGAAGGACGAGAAGGATGAGAAGGacgagaaggaggaggagacacacgaagaaagagaagaaaaagaaggtgtGCTGCCACAACAGCAGCCCAACAATTTCATTTCTTTGGCGTCTGAAGCACCAATCCCCCACGTGGTGGCGTGCTATCGTGACACGCCCACTTCGTTGGACAAGAGCCGCATCCACCAGCTTATCGTGGACCTGGAGTGGAAGATCCCCAACCCGCCACCTGAGGTGTACGCTTCCATCGAGGAAGACCCGGGCAGAGCGCGGCGCTACCTGGCCTCGCGCATGCTGAGGAAGCTGCAGGAGGGGCTGGGATCTGGCGTGTCCGTCCACGTGGTGCCGGGCAGGATGGAGATGAAGTGCAACTTCCCACCAGCCTCCTTCTACCTCTACGAGTACAAACACCGGCTGGCCTCgggcacagtgtgtgtgtttggatga